Proteins encoded in a region of the Ziziphus jujuba cultivar Dongzao chromosome 3, ASM3175591v1 genome:
- the LOC132803273 gene encoding cysteine-rich receptor-like protein kinase 19, translated as FLNDLADGNEITTVQSLQFDLSTIKVATNNFSSSNKLGEGGFGEVYKGTLPNGQHLAAKRLSRCSGQGAEEFKTEVVLVAKLHHRNLTRLLGFCLEGEEKILVYEFVPNNSLDHLLFGLSSILFGNFSIRCQYCSKYISL; from the exons TTTCTCAATGATCTTGCAGATGGGAATGAAATAACTACTGTACAATCGCTGCAATTCGATTTGAGTACAATTAAAGTAGCCACAAACAACTTCTCTAGTAGTAACAAATTAGGTGAAGGTGGATTTGGTGAGGTTTACAAG GGAACACTTCCAAACGGGCAACATTTAGCTGCAAAGAGGCTCTCAAGATGCTCTGGACAAGGAGCAGAAGAGTTTAAGACTGAGGTTGTATTAGTAGCTAAGCTTCACCACAGAAATTTGACTAGGCTATTGGGATTTTGTttggaaggagaagaaaaaattcTTGTTTACGAATTTGTGCCCAACAATAGCCTTGACCACCTCCTCTTTGGTTTGTCTTCGATCTTATTTGGAAATTTCAGCATAAGATGTCAATATTGTTCGAAGTACATTTCATTATAA
- the LOC107421918 gene encoding cysteine-rich receptor-like protein kinase 10 produces MNPKISDFGLAKIFGVDQTQGNTSRIVGTYGYMSPEYAFYGQFSMKSDVYSFGVLILEIITGKKNNSFLQSEGAMDLLSYAWKHWTDGTILEMLDPSLGNSYSRNEVLRCIHIGLLCVEEDPADRPTMAKIVLMLSSYSVSLALPRKPAFFPQTQIDRDMPSIGVESDKSTSKSKSATLNTMSISEIFPR; encoded by the exons atgaatccaaaaatttcagACTTCGGATTGGCAAAAATTTTTGGGGTTGACCAAACTCAGGGGAATACCAGTCGGATTGTTGGGACATA TGGTTACATGTCTCCAGAATATGCATTTTACGGACAATTCTCTATGAAGTCCGATGTTTACAGTTTTGGTGTCTTAATTTTGGAGATTATAACTGGCAAAAAGAATAACAGTTTCCTTCAATCAGAGGGTGCCATGGATCTCCTGAGCTAT GCATGGAAACATTGGACGGATGGGACAATATTGGAGATGTTGGATCCGAGCCTTGGAAATTCTTATTCGAGAAATGAAGTACTCAGATGTATCCATATTGGCTTACTTTGTGTAGAGGAAGATCCAGCAGACAGACCCACCATGGCAAAAATAGTTCTCATGTTAAGCAGTTACTCTGTCTCGTTGGCATTACCTCGAAAGCCAGCTTTTTTCCCTCAAACTCAAATTGACCGAGACATGCCTTCAATTGGGGTCGAATCCGATAAATCTACAAGCAAGTCCAAGTCAGCTACTTTGAATACCATGTCCATTTCTGAAATTTTTCCTCGGTAG